The following are encoded together in the Thiobacillus sp. SCUT-2 genome:
- the xerD gene encoding site-specific tyrosine recombinase XerD, whose product MPKTIDALIDRFCDHLWLEDGLAELTLAAYRRDLKAFAAWLERERGSELDAAAPGDITAYLAWRFAQRAQPRSAARYTSTLKRFFRYLLRERLITADPTVNLDSPKLPRALPKSLTEGDVERLLASADAATPLGLRDRAMLETLYATGLRVSELVGLKLTALNLNDGVLRVTGKGNKDRLVPLGEEAVRWLRRYLTDARPQLLGQRLSEVAFVTPRGSGMTRQAFWYLIKRRALAAGITRTLSPHTLRHAFATHLLNHGADLRVVQMLLGHSDISTTQIYTHVARERLKQLHAQHHPRG is encoded by the coding sequence ATGCCCAAGACGATTGACGCGCTGATCGACCGCTTCTGCGACCACCTGTGGCTCGAAGACGGATTGGCGGAGCTGACGCTCGCCGCCTATCGCCGCGATCTCAAGGCGTTTGCCGCCTGGCTGGAGCGGGAACGCGGCAGCGAGTTGGATGCGGCCGCGCCGGGTGACATCACGGCCTATCTGGCCTGGCGCTTTGCGCAGCGCGCCCAGCCGCGCAGTGCGGCGCGCTACACGTCGACCCTGAAGCGCTTCTTCCGCTACCTGCTGCGCGAGAGGCTGATCACCGCCGACCCGACCGTGAATCTCGACAGCCCCAAGCTGCCGCGCGCATTGCCCAAGTCCCTCACCGAGGGCGACGTCGAGCGCCTGCTCGCCAGCGCCGACGCCGCCACGCCGCTCGGCCTGCGCGACCGTGCGATGCTCGAGACGCTTTACGCCACCGGCTTGCGCGTCTCGGAACTCGTCGGCCTGAAGCTCACCGCGCTGAACCTCAACGACGGCGTGCTGCGCGTGACCGGAAAGGGCAACAAGGACCGCCTGGTGCCGCTGGGCGAGGAGGCGGTGCGCTGGCTGCGGCGCTACCTGACGGACGCCCGGCCGCAACTCCTCGGCCAGCGCCTATCCGAGGTCGCGTTCGTGACGCCGCGCGGAAGCGGCATGACGCGCCAGGCGTTCTGGTATCTCATCAAACGCCGGGCGCTCGCCGCCGGGATCACGCGCACGCTGTCGCCGCATACGCTGCGCCACGCCTTCGCGACCCACCTGCTGAACCACGGCGCGGACCTGCGGGTCGTGCAGATGCTGCTCGGCCACAGCGACATTTCCACCACGCAGATCTATACGCACGTCGCGCGCGAGCGGCTGAAGCAGCTGCACGCGCAGCATCATCCGCGCGGATAG
- a CDS encoding succinylglutamate desuccinylase/aspartoacylase family protein, giving the protein MSQHRPLHFQSVSFAGLAPGARLIVLGAVHGNETCGTQAIRRVIAEVEAGTLGVAAGEVTFVPVANPLAYARHQRMGDRNLNRNLAPSDAPAEFEDHVANWLCPLLARHDALLDLHSFHTAGEPFVMLGPEDNSGQLEPFARAAEETALALSLGVRRFVDGWLDTYAAGVARRLAGGASAREADVHYGVGTTEYMRAQGGIALTLECGQHDDPAAPDVAYRAIHNALAHLGLSGAPAPAPVGRTEALRLYQVIDRADPGDRFAREWASFDRVTAGECIGTRHDGTPVVADRDGYIVFPNPAALAGQEWFYLARPSTRV; this is encoded by the coding sequence ATGAGCCAGCACCGACCCCTGCATTTCCAGAGCGTGTCGTTCGCGGGCCTAGCGCCCGGTGCGCGGCTGATCGTGCTGGGGGCGGTCCATGGCAACGAGACCTGCGGAACGCAGGCGATCCGCCGCGTGATCGCCGAAGTCGAAGCGGGGACGCTCGGCGTTGCGGCAGGGGAGGTTACCTTCGTCCCGGTGGCCAATCCGCTGGCCTACGCGCGCCACCAGCGCATGGGCGACCGCAACCTGAACCGCAACCTCGCGCCGAGCGACGCGCCGGCCGAGTTCGAGGATCATGTGGCGAACTGGCTGTGCCCGCTGCTGGCCCGGCACGATGCGCTGCTCGACCTGCACTCGTTCCATACGGCGGGCGAGCCCTTCGTGATGCTGGGGCCGGAGGACAACAGCGGCCAACTGGAGCCGTTCGCGCGCGCAGCGGAGGAGACGGCGCTCGCGCTCAGCCTCGGCGTGCGCCGATTCGTCGACGGGTGGCTCGACACCTACGCCGCCGGCGTGGCCCGCCGTCTGGCCGGCGGAGCCTCCGCGCGCGAGGCCGACGTGCATTACGGTGTCGGCACGACCGAATACATGCGGGCACAGGGCGGCATCGCATTGACCCTCGAATGCGGTCAGCACGACGATCCCGCGGCACCCGACGTGGCCTACCGCGCGATCCACAACGCACTGGCGCATCTCGGCCTGAGCGGCGCACCCGCGCCCGCCCCGGTCGGCCGTACCGAGGCGCTGCGCCTGTATCAGGTGATCGATCGTGCGGATCCGGGCGACCGCTTCGCGCGCGAGTGGGCCAGCTTCGACCGGGTGACGGCCGGCGAGTGCATCGGCACGCGCCACGACGGCACGCCGGTCGTGGCGGATCGCGACGGCTACATCGTCTTCCCCAACCCGGCCGCGCTGGCGGGGCAGGAATGGTTTTATCTCGCGAGGCCGAGCACGCGGGTGTGA
- a CDS encoding sulfite exporter TauE/SafE family protein, with product MSVDQIAAVPVASAAAILLTAYFIRGITGFGSGLIAVPLLALLLPLKFVVPVILLLDFTASMVMGGFNLKRVQWGEIGVLIPLGIAGVVIGTSLLVRLPAAPMLAALAVFVLIFAVRSLFNIRGDKPISRGWAVPAALTGGTVGALFGTGGPPYVIYLTHRIHDKGALRATFSALFFSDGLARIVSFLVAGLLMSAKVWVAYLVALPLMLGALYLGGRVHVGLSHAQMTRLVGVLLLGSSGSLLVKALHT from the coding sequence GTGAGCGTCGACCAGATCGCCGCCGTCCCTGTCGCAAGCGCGGCGGCCATTCTGCTGACCGCGTATTTCATCCGCGGCATCACCGGCTTCGGCTCCGGGCTGATCGCCGTCCCCTTGCTGGCGCTCTTGCTGCCGCTCAAGTTCGTCGTGCCGGTCATCCTCTTGCTCGACTTCACCGCGTCGATGGTGATGGGGGGCTTCAATCTGAAGCGCGTGCAGTGGGGCGAGATCGGCGTGCTGATTCCGCTCGGCATTGCCGGCGTCGTGATCGGCACCAGCCTCTTGGTCAGGTTGCCCGCCGCGCCCATGCTGGCGGCACTGGCGGTGTTCGTGCTCATTTTTGCCGTGCGCAGTCTCTTCAACATTCGCGGCGACAAGCCGATCTCGCGCGGCTGGGCGGTGCCCGCGGCGCTTACTGGAGGCACGGTGGGGGCCCTGTTCGGGACCGGCGGGCCGCCGTACGTGATCTATCTCACCCACCGGATCCACGACAAGGGCGCGTTGCGCGCGACGTTCTCCGCGCTGTTCTTCAGCGACGGGCTGGCGCGCATCGTCAGTTTTCTGGTGGCGGGGCTGCTGATGAGTGCCAAGGTGTGGGTCGCCTACCTGGTCGCGCTTCCGCTCATGCTGGGGGCGCTCTATCTCGGCGGGCGCGTGCACGTCGGGCTGTCCCACGCGCAGATGACGCGTCTGGTCGGCGTGCTGCTGCTCGGCTCCAGCGGGTCGCTGCTCGTCAAGGCGCTGCATACATGA
- a CDS encoding dihydroneopterin aldolase produces MDILFLRDFRLELIIGIYEWERKVPQPVRLDLEIGLPDSKAGATDDVADTIDYGAVAKRVKDFLHNAPQPITLVESVAEHVAAIVRDEFGAPWVKVSVTKFAIVPGIKELGITIERGARA; encoded by the coding sequence ATGGATATTCTATTTTTGCGGGACTTCCGGCTCGAGCTGATTATCGGCATATACGAGTGGGAACGCAAAGTGCCGCAGCCGGTGCGGCTCGACCTCGAGATCGGCCTGCCTGACTCCAAGGCAGGGGCCACGGACGACGTGGCGGACACCATCGACTATGGCGCCGTGGCCAAGCGCGTGAAGGATTTCCTGCACAATGCCCCGCAGCCGATCACGCTGGTCGAGTCGGTCGCCGAGCACGTCGCGGCGATCGTGCGCGACGAGTTCGGCGCGCCCTGGGTGAAGGTGTCGGTCACCAAATTCGCCATCGTGCCCGGGATCAAGGAACTGGGGATCACGATCGAGCGGGGCGCGCGCGCGTGA
- the plsY gene encoding glycerol-3-phosphate 1-O-acyltransferase PlsY gives MTTLLLIAAAYLLGSLSFAVIVSRAMGLPDPRSFGSGNPGATNVLRTGRKAAAALTLLGDALKGWVAVVLARALAPQLGLAEEVVLLCALAVFIGHLFPVFFRFQGGKGVATALGVLVGLDPWLGLACLATWLAMAGVFRISSLAALTAAVLAPLYSGLLTGWGNPTVAVLVIALLLVYRHKSNLVKLATGQEARIGKRT, from the coding sequence ATGACCACCCTGTTGCTGATTGCCGCCGCCTACCTGCTCGGCTCCCTCTCGTTCGCCGTGATCGTCAGCCGTGCCATGGGGTTGCCCGACCCGCGCAGCTTCGGCTCGGGCAACCCCGGCGCGACCAATGTCCTGCGCACGGGGCGCAAGGCGGCGGCCGCGCTGACGCTGCTGGGAGACGCCCTGAAGGGCTGGGTCGCGGTCGTGCTGGCACGCGCGCTGGCCCCCCAGCTTGGCCTGGCCGAAGAGGTCGTGCTCTTGTGCGCGCTGGCGGTCTTCATCGGCCATCTGTTTCCCGTATTCTTCCGCTTCCAGGGAGGCAAGGGCGTCGCCACGGCACTCGGCGTGCTGGTCGGCCTCGATCCCTGGCTCGGCCTGGCCTGTCTCGCCACCTGGCTCGCGATGGCGGGGGTGTTCCGCATCTCCTCGCTCGCCGCGCTCACCGCCGCCGTCCTCGCGCCGCTCTACTCGGGCCTCCTGACCGGCTGGGGCAACCCGACCGTCGCCGTGCTGGTGATCGCGCTGCTGCTGGTCTATCGTCACAAGAGCAATCTCGTCAAGCTGGCGACCGGCCAGGAAGCGCGCATCGGCAAACGGACCTGA
- the tsaD gene encoding tRNA (adenosine(37)-N6)-threonylcarbamoyltransferase complex transferase subunit TsaD produces the protein MLVLGVESSCDETGVALYDTDHGLLGHALHSQIAMHDAYGGVVPELASRDHIRRVLPLTRQVLAASRRDLSAIDGIAYTQGPGLAGALLVGAGMARALAYALDVPAVGVHHLEGHLLSPLISDVPPAFPFVALLVSGGHTQLMLVSGVGRYTLLGETLDDAAGEAFDKTAQLLGLGYPGGPALSKLAATGDPVRLTLPRPMLNSGDFDFSFSGLKTAVLTLVRKAGPGAAADIAAAFQAAAVEVLVTKALAACAHSGATRLVVAGGVGANAHLRERLTRQAGAAGVAVFYPRLEFCTDNGAMIAYAGAQRMLHAQTDLTFAVRPRWDLAALEAV, from the coding sequence ATGCTGGTCCTTGGCGTCGAATCCTCCTGCGATGAAACCGGTGTGGCCTTGTACGACACCGACCACGGCTTGCTGGGGCATGCCCTGCATTCCCAGATCGCGATGCACGATGCGTACGGGGGGGTGGTGCCCGAGCTGGCATCGCGCGACCACATCCGGCGGGTGCTGCCGCTGACGCGCCAGGTCCTGGCCGCCAGCAGGCGTGACCTCTCGGCCATCGACGGCATCGCCTATACGCAGGGGCCCGGCCTGGCCGGCGCCCTGCTGGTCGGCGCCGGCATGGCGCGGGCGCTGGCTTACGCGCTCGACGTCCCGGCGGTGGGGGTGCACCACCTCGAAGGCCACCTGCTGTCGCCGCTGATTTCCGACGTGCCGCCGGCGTTCCCTTTCGTTGCCCTCCTGGTTTCCGGCGGGCATACCCAGCTGATGCTCGTTTCCGGCGTCGGGCGCTACACCCTGCTGGGCGAAACGCTCGACGACGCCGCGGGCGAGGCCTTCGACAAGACGGCCCAGCTCCTGGGACTGGGCTACCCGGGCGGGCCCGCGCTGTCGAAGCTTGCCGCGACGGGGGATCCGGTGCGCCTTACCCTGCCGCGGCCGATGCTCAACTCGGGTGATTTCGATTTCAGTTTTTCCGGCCTCAAGACCGCGGTGCTGACGCTCGTGCGAAAAGCCGGACCCGGCGCGGCGGCGGACATCGCGGCGGCCTTCCAGGCGGCGGCGGTGGAGGTGCTGGTCACCAAGGCGCTCGCGGCCTGCGCGCACAGCGGTGCAACGCGGCTGGTCGTCGCCGGCGGCGTGGGGGCCAATGCGCATTTGCGCGAGCGCCTCACCCGCCAGGCGGGGGCTGCCGGCGTGGCGGTTTTCTATCCACGGCTCGAATTCTGCACCGACAACGGCGCGATGATCGCTTATGCGGGCGCGCAGCGTATGCTGCATGCGCAGACGGATCTGACCTTCGCGGTGCGGCCGCGCTGGGATCTTGCCGCGCTCGAGGCGGTGTAG
- the rpsU gene encoding 30S ribosomal protein S21, which produces MPHVKVKENEPFDVALRRFKRSIEKVGLLTELRAREFYEKPTAERKRKLAAAIKRQSKRLRSQQLPPKLY; this is translated from the coding sequence ATGCCCCACGTCAAAGTCAAAGAAAACGAGCCGTTTGATGTCGCCCTCCGCCGTTTCAAGCGCTCCATCGAAAAAGTCGGCCTCTTGACCGAACTGCGCGCCCGCGAGTTCTACGAGAAGCCCACCGCCGAGCGCAAGCGCAAGCTCGCCGCCGCGATCAAGCGCCAGAGCAAGCGCCTGCGCAGCCAGCAACTCCCCCCCAAGCTGTACTGA